The Schistocerca piceifrons isolate TAMUIC-IGC-003096 chromosome 5, iqSchPice1.1, whole genome shotgun sequence genome has a segment encoding these proteins:
- the LOC124799039 gene encoding uncharacterized protein LOC124799039, with protein sequence MIMGLESSGISITADSVKVKILQDMENGPDSNASEKETASALYSKYKKKKPIRCFSCQKIGHIASKCNKKLGIKEKKQVNSNSGAYEHITKALSDLYNVQLRSDIGIPTVHGYKLRCELTGKVDLNLLVNGEKEIVAARDLHYVKNIATNLLLVSEIVKKSNKVTVDIEGAKVIDSCGDIVATASNVRGIYKVNTVENTAETGNHSVYAAKVFLWHRRLGHLNRKSMTSLKNMATWMENYGMNNVQCEQRSSLLPFRFHPLDVVISDNRSNIELSKKDNWIHAKYCLTT encoded by the exons ATGATTATGGGTTTGGAAAGTTCGGGAATATCCATTACAGCGGATAGTGTTAAAGTAaagattctacaggacatggaGAATGGaccagattctaatgcttcagaaaaagaaacagcGTCGGCTTTAtactctaagtacaagaagaagaagccaATAAGATGTTTCAGTTGCCAGAAAATTGGACATATTGCTTCAAAGTGTAACAAAAAGTTGGgtataaaagaaaagaagcaagTTAATTCTA ATTCAGGAGCATATGAGCACATTACCAAAGCTCTGTCAGATTTGTATAATGTTCAGTTAAGGAGTGACATTGGAATTCCTACAGTTCACGGATATAAGTTAAGATGTGAACTCACGGGAAAAGTGGACCTTAATTTGCTTGTGAATGGGGAAAAGGAAATTGTTGCTGCTCGTGATTTACATTATGTAAAGAATATTGCAACTAATTTGTTATTAGTAAGCGAAATAGTAAAGAAGAGTAATAAAGTTACCGTCGATATAGAGGGAGCCAAAGTGATAGACTCTTGTGGTGATATTGTAGCTACTGCAAGTAATGTAAGAGGTATTTACAAGGTGAATACAGTTGAAAATACTGCTGAAACAGGAAATCACTCTGTTTATGCTGCAAAAGTTTTCTTGTGGCATAGGAGACTTGGACATTTGAATAGGAAAAGTATGACTTCACTGAAGAATATGGCAACTTGGAtggaaaattatggaatgaataatGTTCAATGTGAG CAACGATCATCGCTTCTGCCATTTCGATTTCATCCTTTAGATGTAGTAATCTCTG ATAATCGATCAAATATTGAATTAAGTAAAAAAGATAATTGGATTCACGCAAAGTACTGCTTAACAACATGA